TCGAAGTTTTTTTTCCAGAGGCTAAAATGATTGCTAAGATAGGAATTAAATAGATGAATCGAAAATGTTGCAACATTGGGGTAAAAAATGAAACTAAGAATCCCAAGATTAGTGGAAAAATAAGTAAATAAAAGACAGTCTTAATAAGGACAGTCCTTATAAGAAGGACTGTCTTCCTTATAATAAACAAAATAAACGCTGTCCAGGTTCCTGCTATTCCCCAATACAACCACTTAGGATAAAAACTAATTCTGCCAATTGAAAATTTTATTGGAATTAAAAGTAGATTTTTTAGATTGGCTTTACCAAGTACTATTGACCAATTGGTGACTTGACTAAGGGCAACTTTAGAATTAATTAGTTGCTGATAAAGGAGAGGGCTGATGATTAAAGTAGTCAGTATTAAGTAGAAAGTATTAAGTAGAAAAAATTTATAATTCTTTTTGTATAAGGAAAACAATAGAAAACTAACTATCAGGAATATTGATCCATAGAATGTTAGAAGGGCTAAAGAAATAAACAGTCCAAATATAATTTGGTTCCTGTTTTTAAGAAAATAATATAACGCCACGGTGAGAAAAAAAGTTACTATCATATACATACGGGCTTCTTGAGAGTAATAAACTATCAGTGGATTAAATAGGAAGAATACTGCGGACCAAACCCCGCCAATCAAATAAACTACCCATCCCGTTCCCAAACTAAATAAAACCGAAGGCATTCTTAAAGCTATTTCTGAGTAACCAAACATATTCGTCCATAATTTCATAAATAGATAATATAGCGGGGGATGAAAGTCGGTCGGAGAAAATTTAGTGATAATCTGTAAAAAACTAAAGTTCTTCACCACACTGGCGGTGATCGCTTCGTCAAGCCAGAGGGATTGATTAAGAGCAATTAAACGAATTAAGAAAGCGAAGAGAAAAATGAGAAGAATTTTTTTATTAAACATTAATTTAGACTGTTACAACAACCTAAAGAGCGGGATACGGGAGTCGAACCCGTCCCCTCTGCTTGGAAAGCAGATATTCTACCGATGAACTAATCCCGCTTTGAATATATATTATACCAATTATTTCTCCCAACCGTTCGGATGGCTTTTATACCAAACAATGAGAGATCTGACTGAATCTTCAATCGTTTTGTTCGGTTTCCAACCTAAAATTTTTTCCGCTTTTTTTATGTCTGCCACTTTCTTAGCATCATCTCCTTGTCTGATATTAGCTTTTGAAATTGGAATCTCAACACCGGTTAATTTCTTAACTTGATTAATTACTTCCAAAACTGAGCTACCTGTCCCAGTCCCCAAATTTATTATTTCACTTTTTTTTGTTGATAATAAATATTCTAAAGCTTTTAAATGAGCCTCATTTAAATCAACTACGTCAATATAGTCTCGTATTGGGGTTTTATCAGGAGTATCAACTTCCGGACAGGTTAGGAAAAATTTTTCGATACCCAAAGCGCCCCGAACTGCATTTTGTACCAAAAGAGAGGAAGGTTTTTTGGAATCGCCGATCGACCCATCCTCTGATGCACCGCAAACATTAAAATATCTAAGGATCATATAATTGAAACCTTTTAATTTTCCGTGCCAAGAAATGACTTCTTCAGCCATTTTCTTTGAAGCGCCGTAGGGAGTCGTTGGTTTAAGAGGATGTTTTTCGTCAATTGGAAAATATTTTGCCTCACCATAAATTGC
The sequence above is drawn from the Candidatus Gracilibacteria bacterium genome and encodes:
- the galE gene encoding UDP-glucose 4-epimerase GalE, which encodes MSKILITGAGGYIGSVATDLFLSKGYEVVGIDNFQTGYKEPLELLKNKYPDKFHYYETDLKNDLSPIFEREKNIEAVVHYAASCLVDESMNDPGKYFLNNVAVTSNLLSTMDKYNIKNIIFSSTCAIYGEAKYFPIDEKHPLKPTTPYGASKKMAEEVISWHGKLKGFNYMILRYFNVCGASEDGSIGDSKKPSSLLVQNAVRGALGIEKFFLTCPEVDTPDKTPIRDYIDVVDLNEAHLKALEYLLSTKKSEIINLGTGTGSSVLEVINQVKKLTGVEIPISKANIRQGDDAKKVADIKKAEKILGWKPNKTIEDSVRSLIVWYKSHPNGWEK